The Magnetococcales bacterium genomic interval ATGAAGAGCCGGGATTCCAAAGAGTGCCGGGGTTGCCACAATTTCGACGCCATGATGGGCAGGAGGTAGAGCATGACCGTGTCGGCAGGGGTCAGAAGATGGCGTCCCAGAAAGGCGGCCAGGGTGGTGAGGGCCACCAGCAGAAGACTGGCGGCATAGCCGTTCCAGGGGATGTCCCCTCGCAGGGGCTGGGGAGGAATGGCGGGCGGAGGCAGCTCGGGGCCCGCCATGAAAAGCACTTCCATAGTCCCGCTCTGGCGCAACAGCTCGAAAACCAGGGGTGGGAATATGAGGTCCCGCCAGCGCCGCAGGGTGGGTTTGCCGACCAACAGGCGGGTGATGCCGTGCTGCCGGGCGCAACGCAGTATCTCCTGGTTGACATGCAGGCCGGTCAGGCGCAGGGGTTGGGCGCCCAGGGATTCGGCCAGCCGCAGATGGGAAAGCAGCCGGCGCCGGTCCTCTCCATCCATCGGGTAGGCATCGGGGGCCTCCACGGCGACCGCCAGCCATTTGGCCCCCAGTTTTTCCGCCAGATTCGCGGCGGCATGAATCAACCGGGCCGAGGAGGGGCTGGGGCTGACGCAGACCAGGATGCGTTCCTCCCCCGGAGAGGCGGGGCGGGTGTTCATGGGGCCGGGGCAGGTGGCGGCTTGAGCCCGTCGTCCTGGTCCCGAAGGGCTTTGATCCGGGCCAACTGCCGGGGATTTCCCAGCAGGAGAAGGTTGTCCCTGGCCTGCAGACGGGTGTGGGGACCGGGATTGATACTGAACTTCTGCCTGCCGGTATTTTCGTCGCCGCTATGACGCAGGCCGACGAGGTTGACGCCGTAATGGGTGCGCAGGCCCAGTTCGGCGAGGCTGCGGTTCACGAAGGGGGCGGGGCAGGGTATGTCGATCATGGCCATGTCCGCTCCCAGGGGAATGCTTTCGGCCAGATCGGGATGAATCAGGCGCTTGGCGATGCGCAGAGCCATGTCGCGGGGAGGGAAGATGACCTCCGTGGCCCCGACGGCCCGAATCGCCGAGGCTTCCGGCTCGTTGTCCACCTGGACCAGAATGGTGCGGATACCCGCCTGGTGCAGGGAATAGGTCACCAGAACGGTGGAGCCGAAGGCGTGGCGGATGGCCACGATGGCGGTATCCACCTCGAAGGCCCCGACGGCTTTCATGGCCTCCGCGTCGGTGGCGTCGCAACAGATGGCCTTGGAACAGGACTCCCGAATGGCGTTGACCCGGTTTTCGTCCTGATCCACGGCCAGAACGGTGCCCCCCTCTTCGTAAAGAGCGCGGGCCACGCGACTGCCGAAGGTGCCCAAACCGACGACGAGATAGGAATCAGCCATCGGTCCCGACCCGGGTGAGGATTTCACAACCTGTCGGGGTGACCAGCAGGGTATGTTCGAACTGGGCGGAGAGGGAGTGGTCCTTGGTCACCACGGTCCAGCGGTCCGGCAGATGGCGAATGGCCGCCTTGCCCAGATTGATCATGGGCTCGATGGTGAAGATCATGCCGGGCAACAGCTCCGGACCGTCGCCCCGGGTGCCGTAATGCAGCACGCTCGGCTCCTCGTGGAACTGGCGACCGATACCGTGGCCGCAATACTCCCGCACCACGCTGCAGCGGTTGGCCCGGGCATGGGCATCCACTGCGGCGCCGATGTCACCCAGTCGGGCACCGGGTCGGACGGCATGAATGCCCCTGTCCAGACACTCACGGGCGACGCGCACGATCTTTTCCGCCTGGGGAGCGGGCTGCCCGACGAAGAAGGTGGCGGAGGTATCCCCGTGAAAACCGTCCAGACAGGTGGTGATATCGACGTTGATGATATCGCCGCCCCGTAAAACGCGGTCGCTGGGTATGCCGTGGCAGACCTGCTGGTTGACCGAGGTGCAGATCGATTTGGGAAAGCCCTTGTAGTTCAGCGGGGAGGGGACGGCCCCGTGTTCCACAATGAAGCGATGGCAGATGTCGTTCAGGGTGTCGGTGGTGATGCCGGGTTTGATATGGGGTTCGATCATTTTCAGGGTCAAGGCGGCCAGTCGGCTGGTGGCGCGCATTTTTTCGATTTCGGCGGCGGTTTTGATGATGATCATGAAAGGCCCAACTCCCAGGGCAAGGCATGGGACAAGGTGATTTCCTCCGGGTCGATGCGGCAGCCGCAGACCAGAACCTCGACGCCGTTTTTCCGGGCGGTGTGCAGGAGTTCGGTGTAACGGGGATCGATCTCCCCGGCGGGTCGAAAACTCCGGCAGTCGGCACGCACCACCAGAAACAGCAGAACGGCGCGCATCCCCCCGGCCACAACGGCGATCAACTCCTGCAGATGCCGGCTGCCCCGTTG includes:
- a CDS encoding sensor histidine kinase KdpD, whose protein sequence is MNTRPASPGEERILVCVSPSPSSARLIHAAANLAEKLGAKWLAVAVEAPDAYPMDGEDRRRLLSHLRLAESLGAQPLRLTGLHVNQEILRCARQHGITRLLVGKPTLRRWRDLIFPPLVFELLRQSGTMEVLFMAGPELPPPAIPPQPLRGDIPWNGYAASLLLVALTTLAAFLGRHLLTPADTVMLYLLPIMASKLWQPRHSLESRLF
- the map gene encoding type I methionyl aminopeptidase, encoding MIIIKTAAEIEKMRATSRLAALTLKMIEPHIKPGITTDTLNDICHRFIVEHGAVPSPLNYKGFPKSICTSVNQQVCHGIPSDRVLRGGDIINVDITTCLDGFHGDTSATFFVGQPAPQAEKIVRVARECLDRGIHAVRPGARLGDIGAAVDAHARANRCSVVREYCGHGIGRQFHEEPSVLHYGTRGDGPELLPGMIFTIEPMINLGKAAIRHLPDRWTVVTKDHSLSAQFEHTLLVTPTGCEILTRVGTDG
- a CDS encoding TrkA family potassium uptake protein, whose translation is MADSYLVVGLGTFGSRVARALYEEGGTVLAVDQDENRVNAIRESCSKAICCDATDAEAMKAVGAFEVDTAIVAIRHAFGSTVLVTYSLHQAGIRTILVQVDNEPEASAIRAVGATEVIFPPRDMALRIAKRLIHPDLAESIPLGADMAMIDIPCPAPFVNRSLAELGLRTHYGVNLVGLRHSGDENTGRQKFSINPGPHTRLQARDNLLLLGNPRQLARIKALRDQDDGLKPPPAPAP